Below is a window of Populus trichocarpa isolate Nisqually-1 chromosome 3, P.trichocarpa_v4.1, whole genome shotgun sequence DNA.
gattttagcagaaagacgtggatatactttctgaaaaggaagtcagaagtattcaattgttttaaagagtTTAAAGCAATTGTTGAGAAGCAAAGTGGCTATAAGATCAGAACAGTGAGAtctgatcaaggtggagaatatacagcaaatgactttgaagcctattgtacacaacaaggcatcagacatcagacaacaccagtttatacaccacagctgaatggtgtagctgaaaggaagaatcgcacgattcttgacatggcaagaagtctgctcaaagcaaagaagttgCCCAAGCAATACTGGGCTGAAGCTGTATCATGTGCAGTGTATCTACTGAATCGCTGCCCAACCAGAAGTTTGCAAGTTGTCACtccagaagaagcatggagtggtcacaaaccaagtgttactcatctacgagtctttggttgtgtggcatatgcaaagatcccagatgcaagaaggagaaAACTCGATGATAAAAGCGAGAAATGCATCTTTGTCGGATATGGTGAAAGAAGGATGGGATACAAGCTGTATAATCCCATCACGAAGAAGGTgattatgagtagagatgttatctttgaagaagataaatcttgggaatgaaatgatgatcaagaagcagtcaaatggatcaacattgatttgatccttgaaggtgAAGAAGTACCAACAGTACTTGTCGAAGAACCGATTGTGCCAGCAGCTGAACCACAAAGTCCGGTGATTATGCCAGCAGCTGAACCACAAAGTCCGGTACACAGATTCCCTGTATTCAACAGGAGGAACACACCaggagcatcatcatcaacaccaccaTCAACATCCTCATCAGAAGaaccaagaaggatgagaaatcttGAAGAGCTGTACGATGCCACTCAAGTAATGGAAGatacaaatttgttttgtttctttgcagataGTGACCCATTAAGCTTCAATGAAGCTATCACAGAAGAGAAATGGATAACaacaatggatgaagaaatacatgccattgagaagaatgatacctggaagCCGACTCATCcaccagaaaacaagaaagcaataggtgtcaAAAGGGTCTACAAGACGAAAGCCAAATTAGTGGATAAAGGCTACAAGCAGAGAGAAGGCATTGAAATGAGAAGTGTTCATGCTTGGCATGACatccctcgattgagtttaaaggggagatttgttgaatattaaactcaatctagatggtcaaggaaggcaaccaccagCTGCCACcgaccagccgccagccaccagccaccagctgcatgccgccagccgccttcacaccacCGTCcacagccgccttcacacttgaaggttgaattatcttgttttgaatttgtgtataaatagctagctaagcttatgttattttgtgtggagagaatagagagaaacactagagagaaagagagggtgtgtattgttaagcttttgtgttaattaattgtaagCTTGTGTTTTTGTAATAAAACGTTGTGTTTTATCTcctccgagtgtttcaaagccaccacaaGTGGTTCCTCCCACCAACAATCATAAGGGGGGAAAACAGTACAAAGGGATTAAATATTTATCGTAATTGAAGGATAGAGCACACCGTCTGTATGACAGTAAGAATAAGGAGAAATGAAGCAGCAGCAACAGAGATGCCAGTCCATGGATTGTTAAAATAAACCTGCTTCAAGGTTGCCTTCCACTTGTGCCTGCTCTTTCTGCAATGTAAAGTCAGCTCTTCGCAGACACCGGAAAGAAAACCATCTACACTGACATCACTTTCTTTTTGAAGAATTAAAATGAGATTTGACACTGCTCGGTCACTGTTTCCAAGATATTTCAAATTCTCATTATGAGCAAGTAGTCCCACATCTTTAGGAGCACTGCCGAGGCAGCTGATGAAAGCAATATATTCATTTACGAACTTATCCTCAGATATACAATGGCATTGCTCAAAGGCCTGGAGATTTCTGAATAAGATTTCTGTACGGCCATGTATTGTTAGCTGTGGAATTTCTAGAATCCCATTACTGAAACTTACGTCTAATAGTGAACTTTTTTCTGGATGCTTGAACTTCACTCCAGATTGATGGAGCTCCGTCGCAGTGGGTGCTCTTAAAATACCTGTTCCTCGCTCTTGACGGTTCTGCACCGTAGGCTGCTGACACTTTCTTATAAAGTCAACGAAATGTAGGACTTCAGAGGAATTGAGTTTTTTCCAACTGTCTTCTTTTACCCATTCATGCATTATGTTTTGTAATAACAGACAGGTAAGCTCAATAAGGGTACAATTATCAGTATTGGCAGCTACGCTGGTTAGCTCAAACAACTTCTCGAGGATGAAGAATGGAAGCTGATTTTCAAGCAAGCACATATCCCACATCACGTCAAAAAACTTCCATGGACGATAGAAAATGTGATCATGTCTAGTTTCATAAATGTGCTTCATGTTCAGTGAGAGCATAATAATGAAGACAGCATCCAGTACGATCATTGTTGCGAATTCTTTCGTTCTAAGATCAATGGTCTCTGCGTAACAATCACGTAATTGTGTTTCATTCTCCATGATAATGTTAATTAAATCCTCAACACTTACCTTGCTCTGCTCAAGAAATTGTTGCAGGTACATTATTTTGTGGTCTTCCATagcttttagattttctttaccATGGTGAATTGGGCCTATAGAGACTACTCGAGGTGCACATGCCTTCTCATTTAACTCCCGCAATGGTTCGGGGACTCTATAGATGCAGCATGCCGGGGAGAAAGCCTTCTTGATCTTCAATTGCTCCCTCAAAGAATTGGCTATCTCATTGATATCAAGTGAAACTTCATCGCTCTGATCCATTATCGGCTGATCAGTACTTGATCTTCCAACAATTTCCGTCCTGTTATTGAACTCAGATAATCGCTTGCTCAGTTCAGATCCAGAACGTATAATTAATCACtattgataaaaacaaactgaaataccaaaataatattcgcaagaaatcaaataattaattcaagcccattttattgagataatttattttagtttgcagcaaataataaacttttatcattattgagattttttatatggtttatcACCTTTGGGATGGAAAGGTGTAATATTAAGTTTTGATTattgagaataaaatttaaagtatttttccttCTATTATCAGAATTGTGTAGGGCTAAGCTTTCTCAAGCTTCTTTTGTATAGTCTTTCCTGATTACCTTACAATCTTAATTTGTGGTTATTTCTATCCGTGTTAGTTTTCAAGGGGTTTCTAGTGACGAGCTTTTTActcttgttttattatggaaTGTAAATTAGTGGTGTCTTGCTGTAAGATAAAAGGGTGAACTTCAATTATTTTCCTTGTAATAGATTCATTAATATTCTACTTCTACTCCTACTCTTATAGTTTTCATAAAATTCTGTTAATATAATTACTCTTAACTATGAAATatctaattctttttaattttggtttttcagttttttaggtTTCGGATTTTTGTTGTAAGATACTATGACATGCATAAAGACTTGAGAggaaataataagagaaaaattaaaaaaaaatataacatgaaaagcATCAGATTATCACAGTTATTTAGTAGTAAATAAACTATCAGGATAGAAGTGAAAACGTTGGATAATTTTAAACTATAGGGATAGAAACTTACAGGCAGTTGTAGAAGTTTTGCTCGTTGTCAACCTGCCTCCAGCGTCCAAAAAGATCTGCCAAGAATGGTACTAGACTCTCCCTCTTTAATATGAAAATTCCAAAATGTTCTATTGCTCCTTTACAATTGCTACAATGGCAAGCAAAGGATAAGATTCCCAAACACTTGTTTGAATAGAATTAAAATGCTACCGGAATTAGAATTCTGACTGATATGATCTTTCTGTTCAAATTTAAGTCCGGCATTTACAGTAAGAAGAAGAGCACGAGTACTATACTCTCTTGAAGAGCACATTGCTTAATCTATAGTACTCTTGTCAACATATTAGAATTTCGGGCTTAAAGTCTTAGATTagaataaatgttaaaaattacagGGAATATTCagcaatataatatatattcttaacCCTCGTTTCAAGTATAGGATATAGCAAATGCATCAAAGGTGGAAGCATTTTCTACAGTGGCTTTAAAGCATTTCAATTAAAATGGTTCGCACGTTAACAATATTCTATTATAAACCTCGTTTGAAGTATAGCATAAAGCAAACATTCAAGGCACATTATAGagcataatttataaaaaatttcttgatgCTTTTTCGTTGAGAAATACAGCAGGTAAATTTAAGAAGCTAACAATGACTAGATAGTGAAGTATACAGATCGAGTGGAAGTCATACGAAACAATTGAGACAGCATAATCAAACAACTTGAATGATCGAACACGCTGTCTGTATGATATGAGTATGACTAGAACAGCAGCTGCTACAACAGAGATTATAGTCCATGGATTACGGAAATACTTCTGTTTCAAGAATGCCTTCCATTTGTGTCCCCGCTTTCGGTAGTACTTGTTCAGATCTTCGAAGATCTAGAATTCAACTACACCAGAAAAGTAGAAATTTTCGACGTTGATAAGATTTTCCATGGAAATATTGCGGAAAAGGATTGAAACTGCATGCATCGTTATCAGAGATCAAAGCTTGTGATGCACCCATAAAACGAAAACCCGTTAATTGAACTCCATTACAAAGCAAGCCTTTCCTGAAATCCTGATAATTAACACCTTCACTTATCACTCCTACTAAGCTATTCTCCATCCATGCAAGCTCCTCCTCTTCTGGATCGTGTGTTATAACGAGTGAAGGCACTGGTTGAACAACTGGGACCgcattaataatattatcttgGATGACAAGGGCTGCGTTTATATCCTCTGTTTGAGTAACAGGGTATGCATTGCTTTGGAGTTGACGAGTGCTAGCTGAATCACAGCTGATTTTCCCTTTTCGCGCAACCATAGAATAACTTCTGCAGTCGCACTCCCTGACTGGTACTGATACACGCTGAACATGCTTTTTTTATCGGAATCCGATGCTGGGAATTTGTATTCCCCAGTTGAAACCGCTTCAAATTTGCACGTAGACAATAAGACCCATATTGGGgattccgaccggtgatgttctaATAGTTGCTTATGTtgggaattccgaccggtgatgttctgatatttgtccattggaggctaagcacactgacataatatttaacgtggttcggcaaaccgcctacatccacgggagaagccattgcattatatagggagagaacaagatttacaacaatagaggaggaggaatcatcccctctttagcaactctcaacctcactctatttctctcttctcagtgctgcaatgacagctactgctggctgccttggcagcccactctctcctacatctctcacatctttggctctactTTCCTTCTCTTAACTCTCTCTCTTGTTATCTAATGTATGCCTCTATTGATAGGCATCCATGACACCTTCTCTTgctcttttgtcaacaatggtggccaCCAACTCTAGCtcatcttcaacaatggtggctgccaacctttgacatTCCGGAAGGGCTGCTGCATTTGTCAATGGACGGTGCTGTCCATTAATGGTTGCTAcacattaatggcaaccaacccaacaatcaccccctttgccatttatgttggcaattgtcctcttgcttcttcagcacatgcttgcattctacagctcttccaagcttaccatttcGAGAGCATCTGTGGCCAAGTTTAcaggtacttgccaaacctttcaatcaccagagtcacccAAGCACCCCTTTGCTCACTCTAAAGGATCACTTCAACTAGATGGTTTGTCACATCTCATttgaagagtgttaacgcttgtctctggaaCAACATCCCCCTTCAAGCATATCAATCATGCTTGGCCCGAaatgatttatcaagccttacactaaagcttacaacaccccctcaaacggaaatttctaagtgcgacagtcattgagtattttaatgtgatcacgagctcatcactcttccaagagtctactcattctagagttgcgtctgccctctgttcctccctaggaaccacgccttacttctccgtgagtctcccgctcttagtctcaagagtccaggtagctctccacctttaaccatgggggcatCCCATTAAAAGTTGATCCAtatttgtcttcatactctgagtattacaatgccattaccaagctcaccaccttgacaagagttaacttgttcccggaacctgcgcatgccctctgctccttcatagcagtcgcatcttaatgctccacaagccatccacttattgtccaaggcaaatgtcttctagctcattgatctttagcatgggggcaatatccatgaaagtcaatcttgcatttgtctccatactcatcatagcctcttcattggctatacacttGTCCACTAATATCCAGCCATGacattggctctggggcgtTCTGTAattgggctcctatcatggccctctcaccttctcctgaggtgtctccgtcTGTCAttatgagacggtctgaacttggactcatataacggtcctcacaccttctatctgaggtgtctccgcctgtcgtcatgagacggtctgaacttgaaCTCATATCCCAGTCCTCACACCTTCTGTTTGAGGTGTCTCcacctgtcgtcatgagacggtctaaacttggactcatatcctGGTCCTCCCACCTTCTcttgaggtgtctccgcctgtcgtcatgagacggtctgaacatggactcatatcatggtcctcacaccttccatccgaggtgtctccgcctgtcgtcatgagacggtctgaacttgaactcatatcatggtcctcacaccttctcctgaggtgtctccgcctgtcgtcatgagacggtatggacttggactcatatcatggtctgCACACCTTCTGTCTGAGGTGTCTctgcctgtcgtcatgagacggtatGAACTTGGGCTCGTTTCATGACCCACACACCTTCTTGCTTGAGGTGTCTCCGCTTATCGTCATGCGGCGGTTTGTACTTGGGCTCGTTttatggcccacacaccttctatttgaggtgtctccgctcatTGTCATGTGGCGGTCTGTATTTGGGCTCGTTTCATAGCCCACACACCTTCTACCTGAGGTGTCTCCGTCCGTTATGAAGCGGTCACATCCTCCTTTATCGGGGATGTCTCCAGTGGCTCCaagattctctaccaccatgtggacttaggagagatcactgccactgatcacataaaaagagagagttgcGGTGCACTCTTCGCAATCCTCCATctcattttctatgtttggagcttctatggctttctgcttgatagctccacccacaccaactctctttggtgttttCGCCTTTCATCGGCGGTCGCACCCCCTTAATTAGGTGCTTCTGCAACAGctcatctttccatccttgcatgcattggaaaggtcctcGCTTGTTGCCTttatcaagagcacaagagacttcctgttgtaaaacttttttttttcacacagtctctgctctgagcttcatctgggaactcttcttctccttgcacctatcgtctcattacagtacctcgttggatcctacgggtactcctacacaatctccgtgtgctctcgtgcaatttcggttctccagatttctccctattctttgcttttatgtttgacagcagctcatcctgtcacaacatttatccaagtcaaaatagggtgccaatcttaaTCCCTtgttgtatttctcttccattatcagggtcttcattaattctcccttcgagaaattacagtcaccgaatctaacttctttggagaaatcaccactccatcagatccttgaacatacggaacccaactatTCCTTTGTGCCGTCATCTTGCTAGTCTTCAAtagtttcattacaaactgttacatatacaaaaatagtactgtgtggatgatccttcaactaagcaagttcccaggaaagatttggaggggtcacactggtcccgcttaaaacccaatctcctagacagaacttcttagaacGTATCTATCCACCGTACTGCCTtttcgtatatacaaccatttgctagctttgttgcggctttcctttacaagtgatctggggtatcccggttttatacctgatttctcaacatctggcgagactaccaattcttagattcgtcaagattggtcttcatcaatctccactctccacctcaaatcgtccacatgatcgggtgtccagagtatcccaattttgccttccttcaaggcaattaaaatttctccccacttagcagttcagcacatgtaattgggcaaACATGTGCACTTTctccttcttcatctccatcgaccaccatgatgaacTTCAGATGCCTCTtcatcgggcaatctctttcaataattcaccaccaccattttcAGTCTCAATCGCAATGATTGGAccataccattgcatccggaacgattaAGAAATGAAAGGAACAGTCATTGCTTAGGATTTTAAGTACactgaaatcataaaaagaaaggaaaatacaaagggattaaatatttatcacttaTGAATGATAGAGCACACCGTTTGTATGACAGTAAGAATAAGGATAAAAGAAGCAGCAACAACAGAGATGCTAGTGCATGGATTGTTGAAATAAACCTGCTTCAAGGTTGCCTTCCACTTGTGCCTACGCTTTCTGCAATGTGAATCCAGCTCTTCGCAGACATCCCAAAGAAAATTATTAGTAGagcaaatattttcatttatgaaatatttgaaaatataatcatTTATGAAAGTCTGCGCATTCCTGCCATGGCATTGCTCAAAAGCCTGGAGATTTCTGAATAAGATTTCTGTCTggtcaaatatttttagttgtggAATTTCTAGAATCCCATTACTGAATCTTATGTCTAATGATGAGCTTTTTTCGGGACGCTTAAACTTCACTCCAGATTGATGGAGCTCCGTTGCAGTGGGTGCGCTTAAAAAAGCTTCTTTTTAGTTGTGGAAGGCGCTTAAAAAACTTCACTCCAGACACTTTCTTATGAAGTCAACAAAATGAAGGACTCCAGAATTTGATTATTTCCCAACTGTCCTCTTTTACACAGTCAAGCCATCTCGTTTTAATAACCAACAAGTAAGCTCAATTCTTCTACAATTCTTGTTGAGAAGATAGTTTGAGTTGATCTAAATCGACTGTAATTCCACCTTTACAGGGTTAACAGTTTGTGTAGGACTCAATCTCTTGTAGCTCCGACTTCTCAGGCatatacttgtatatataatcGTTGTAACACTGCAGAAGAATGACATTCAGAAATAAATTCCTTTCattcttttggttttcattcctttaatttgttttcatggtATCAGGAGCATGGTTAAATCCTAACGTCTCTACCAATCTTCCGCAAATTTTTTCAACTGAGGATAGTGATAGACagataatattgatataaagatgaaacagaaataaagaaagaataaagagTATAAAGGAAGAAGAACAGAGGTTCTGTTTGTACAGAGAAGCAGAAGACGAAATTCATGCACTgttatattgttgtttttgcttGACTGTTTACATTACTATTTCTCACTTTATATATGCAGTATTGGAAGATACTACACGGAGAATATGCTTTCTTTTACACTCAATATAATGCTAACAGATTCTCTTTTAGTAACAAACACTACTAACAGAATGCTAACAATATTAATTGCTAATCTTCTGACACTTGGCGTCATTAGGACCGTTGATATCTTTACATGCCCCCTCAATCGCATGCTGGGAGGAGCCAAGCATGAGATTGGAGCAATGATGCtgaaacaaagaaatgaaaataccTTTGGTGAGGATATATCAGTAGAGGAGACATGTTGGACCAGGAAATCATCCGGGATAGCCCGTTCcctaacaaaatgataatcgaTCTGGAGATGTTTCATCCTGGAATGAAACACTGGATTGGAAGCAAGGGAGATAGCAGagatattttgaaaagctaGCAAGAAACGTCACAGAGAGGAACAGAGAAGTGAATAGAATGAGAGGGAGATACTGCAATAGAGATGAAGAAAAGCAGAGAATAgagatgaagagaagaaaaacagagaataGAGATGAAGAGAAGTAGAGAGAAATTCTGCagtgcagaggaagaagaaaacgttTATGTGTATATTAGAATAGAGATGAAGAGAAGCAGAGAGAAATTTTGCagtgcaggggaagaagaaaacgtTTATGTGTATATTCTCTTATTAGAGTTGAACAATCTGAAGTTGAGAAGTAGTCGCTATTTTTAGAGTGCAAGagatagaaaagaagagaatcaaAGATTGAGAAGGAAGAATCTTGCAGAAAGTTGAagatttgaagaagaattttttttttttcggtttgacaatatatcaaacaaataaGAGACAGATCGATTATGATGAAAGAATTGTGTGGATAAGGAGAtaataataccaaaaaaaaagagattaacaAGATATTAGAACCATTTCAGATCCACGTTGTGCTTTGGCAGCAACTTCATCGAGAGAAAGGCTAGCAGCAGCTGCAGCTCTAGCAACCTTTTGGAGATTAGCAAACTTGGTAGGATCTGAAGTAAAGAGAATCTGAGACTGAGTGAGAAGAGTGGTCGTGATTGTATTAGAGGGATGACCAAACCGTTGGTGCCAGAGACTGGTTTTAACCATCACTATACAGTCCCTTGAGAAGGACATTCCCCGTGATCTTTTCCTGAACCTCCTTCATCAAGAACAAGAGCCTTGCCTTGAGACACCTGATTCTGAACCAGCATTGCAGAGACAAATGGAGATGATGAATGAGTCTGCTCAATAGTAGCTTCTTCAGCAAGCAATTGAGACCGAAAGTCTTTAAGAGATAACACATTGTCTCTACCTCGAACCATACATCGGAACATGTTATAGTCAGAAGCAAGGCCATTGAGAGCCAAGATCacaatatcatcatcttcaaaataAACTCCTGCTGCAGAGAGATGATCACGTGCATCTTTGATTCTCTGCAGATATTGAGACACAGGTTATGAACCTTTCTTGATAGTTTGAAGTTCACTCTTCATCTGAAAGATTCTTGCCTTGGTCACTATAGAAAATCTATCTATTGTAGAAAGCAGGAagtgaaagaagaaaattgaagattGTAATGATCGGTGAAGTAATAGAAAAACTAAAGTTTTGAAGAAGAGACTCTGTTAGGCAATATATCAAATATCTTATAGGCACATCAACAAGTACACAAGAATTGCATGAAGAGAATGAGAATAAAGCCAGAATTCAGAAGTTAATGGTCACAAGATCAAGAATTCCAACGCTCTGACACCATGATAGACagataatattgatataaagatgaaacagaaataaagaaagaataaagagTATAAAGGAAGAAGAACAGAGGTTCTGTTTGTACAGAGAAGCAGAAGACGAAATTCATGCACTgttatattgttgtttttgcttGACTGTTTACATTACTATTTCTCACTTTATATATGCAGTATTGGAAGATACTACACGGAGAATATGCTTTCTTTTACACTCAATATAATGCTAACAGATTCTCTTT
It encodes the following:
- the LOC18097212 gene encoding UPF0481 protein At3g47200, which gives rise to MDQSDEVSLDINEIANSLREQLKIKKAFSPACCIYRVPEPLRELNEKACAPRVVSIGPIHHGKENLKAMEDHKIMYLQQFLEQSKVSVEDLINIIMENETQLRDCYAETIDLRTKEFATMIVLDAVFIIMLSLNMKHIYETRHDHIFYRPWKFFDVMWDMCLLENQLPFFILEKLFELTSVAANTDNCTLIELTCLLLQNIMHEWVKEDSWKKLNSSEVLHFVDFIRKCQQPTVQNRQERGTGILRAPTATELHQSGVKFKHPEKSSLLDVSFSNGILEIPQLTIHGRTEILFRNLQAFEQCHCISEDKFVNEYIAFISCLGSAPKDVGLLAHNENLKYLGNSDRAVSNLILILQKESDVSVDGFLSGVCEELTLHCRKSRHKWKATLKQVYFNNPWTGISVAAASFLLILTVIQTVCSILQLR